The Urbifossiella limnaea genome has a window encoding:
- a CDS encoding methyltransferase has translation MSDPRSIVTAAVLGPGFRRGTFAGVARGENPAGWVRVVVRPVELRGGRQLQFAYYDARQCRTHNVSRGESEARLDQLMSVGFSAVHLDTDAGGTDIRLSKKGKVLVGRTAPASAASTAHNREKDLPLPEGRADHLLEAIGVMTPDGRVRPTMRAKFTQVNEFLKHLDHKLDDAGLRGLGRPVEILDCGSGSGHLTLAAHHYLNDVLGIPARVTGVDANPHVVQKSAAAADRIAADGAGFACARIGTFGGPADVVLALHACDTATDDALAQAVRSEARLVLSVPCCHQALNPVVKSNGPATVLRPVLRHGILQQRTADILTDALRALALRIMGYRTDVVEFVSPEHTARNLMIRATSGLPVGDPTFVAEYRELCRFWGVTPYLETALGDPFRRLVREEPT, from the coding sequence ATGAGTGACCCGCGTTCGATCGTCACCGCCGCCGTGCTCGGCCCCGGCTTCCGCCGGGGCACGTTCGCCGGCGTGGCCCGGGGCGAGAACCCGGCCGGCTGGGTCCGGGTGGTCGTGCGGCCGGTCGAACTCCGTGGGGGGCGCCAACTCCAGTTCGCGTACTACGACGCCCGCCAGTGTCGAACGCACAACGTCAGCCGCGGCGAGTCCGAAGCCCGACTCGATCAGCTGATGTCAGTCGGATTCTCTGCCGTTCACCTCGACACAGACGCCGGCGGCACCGACATCCGCCTCTCGAAGAAAGGGAAGGTGCTCGTCGGTCGCACGGCGCCGGCTTCGGCCGCCAGCACGGCTCACAACCGCGAGAAGGACCTGCCACTCCCCGAGGGCCGCGCCGACCACCTGCTCGAAGCGATCGGCGTCATGACGCCCGACGGCCGCGTCCGGCCGACGATGCGGGCGAAGTTCACGCAGGTGAACGAGTTCCTCAAGCACCTCGACCACAAGCTCGACGACGCCGGCTTGCGCGGGCTCGGCCGGCCGGTCGAAATACTCGACTGCGGCTCCGGCTCCGGGCACCTCACGCTCGCGGCGCACCACTACCTCAACGACGTGCTCGGCATCCCCGCCCGCGTCACCGGCGTGGACGCCAACCCGCACGTTGTGCAAAAGTCGGCGGCTGCCGCGGACCGAATCGCAGCCGACGGGGCCGGCTTCGCCTGCGCCCGCATCGGCACGTTCGGCGGGCCCGCGGACGTCGTTCTCGCCCTGCACGCCTGCGACACCGCCACCGACGACGCACTCGCGCAGGCGGTCCGCTCCGAGGCCCGGTTGGTGCTGAGCGTACCGTGCTGCCATCAGGCGTTGAATCCCGTCGTGAAGTCGAACGGCCCCGCTACGGTACTTCGGCCCGTGCTGCGCCACGGCATCTTGCAGCAGCGCACCGCCGACATCCTGACGGACGCCCTGCGGGCGCTCGCGCTGCGGATCATGGGCTACCGCACGGACGTGGTCGAGTTCGTGAGCCCCGAGCACACGGCCCGCAATCTGATGATCCGCGCCACCTCCGGCCTGCCCGTCGGTGACCCGACGTTCGTTGCCGAGTACCGCGAGCTGTGCCGCTTCTGGGGCGTGACGCCGTACCTCGAAACCGCCCTCGGCGACCCGTTCCGCCGCCTCGTCCGGGAGGAACCGACGTGA
- a CDS encoding alpha/beta hydrolase family protein → MIRLAPLALLVFAADPAPRLPRENLLLYRAADGTAAEVKTVADWEKRRAEVVRGMESVMGKFPGADRRGPLDLRIESETDAGSYVRRLVTYSSTPGGRVPAWLLVPKTALDGKKKAPAVLALHPTDNTIGHDVVVGLGGKANRAYAAELAERGYVVLAPSYPLLAKYQPDLKALGFESGTMKAVWDNSRGLDLLESLPYVEGKKFAAIGHSLGGHNSVYAAVFDPRLVAVVSSCGLDSYSDYYRGDPKNWEPERGWCQTRYMRKLADYKGRLADIPFDFHEMVGALAPRHVLIVAPTRDSNFRADSVDRIAAAARPVFRLYGHPDRLRVEHPECEHDFPTDMREAAYKLFDSVLKP, encoded by the coding sequence GTGATTCGTCTTGCCCCGCTCGCGCTGCTCGTGTTCGCCGCCGACCCCGCTCCGCGGCTGCCGCGCGAGAACCTGCTCCTCTACCGCGCCGCCGACGGCACCGCCGCCGAGGTGAAGACCGTCGCCGACTGGGAGAAGCGGCGGGCCGAGGTCGTCCGCGGGATGGAGTCGGTGATGGGGAAGTTCCCCGGTGCCGACCGGCGTGGGCCGCTCGACCTGAGGATCGAGTCGGAGACGGACGCGGGGAGCTACGTCCGCCGGCTCGTGACGTACAGCTCGACTCCCGGCGGCCGCGTGCCGGCGTGGCTGCTCGTGCCCAAGACTGCCCTCGACGGCAAGAAGAAGGCGCCCGCGGTGCTCGCGCTTCACCCGACGGACAACACCATCGGGCACGACGTGGTGGTCGGCCTCGGCGGCAAGGCGAACCGCGCCTACGCCGCCGAACTGGCCGAACGCGGATACGTCGTCCTCGCCCCGAGCTACCCGTTGTTGGCGAAATACCAGCCGGACCTGAAGGCGCTCGGCTTCGAGAGCGGCACCATGAAGGCCGTCTGGGACAACTCCCGCGGCCTCGATCTGCTCGAATCGCTCCCCTACGTCGAGGGGAAGAAGTTCGCCGCGATCGGCCACTCACTCGGCGGGCACAACTCGGTGTACGCCGCCGTGTTCGACCCGCGGCTGGTCGCGGTCGTCAGCAGTTGCGGTCTCGACTCGTACTCCGACTACTACCGCGGCGACCCGAAGAACTGGGAGCCGGAGCGCGGGTGGTGCCAGACGCGGTACATGCGGAAGCTCGCCGACTACAAGGGCCGCCTCGCCGACATCCCGTTCGACTTCCACGAGATGGTCGGGGCGCTCGCCCCGCGGCACGTCCTGATCGTCGCCCCGACGCGAGACTCCAACTTCCGTGCCGACAGCGTGGACCGAATCGCCGCGGCGGCCCGCCCTGTGTTTCGTCTGTACGGCCACCCGGACCGGTTGCGGGTCGAGCACCCCGAGTGCGAGCACGACTTCCCGACCGACATGCGCGAGGCCGCCTACAAGCTGTTCGATTCGGTGCTGAAACCCTGA
- a CDS encoding pyridoxal phosphate-dependent aminotransferase encodes MIPESWLAERTRHIELSGIRKVFELGKSLKNPVNLSIGQPHFPVPEPVREAAKAAIDAGHNGYTVTQGVAELRDRLAADAAARFPGQDRDVLVTSGTSGGLLLALMAVVNPGDEVVTPDPYFVAYPHMITLAGGRMVPVPGYPDFALDPDRIAAAITPRTKVILLSTPSNPTGVVATPEALKAVAELARERGVLLISDEIYRAFHYDGPARSPAEWDENVLVVEGFGKTYAMTGWRLGWAHGPTRLLAEMAKLQQFTYVCAPSMAQHAGVAALDYDVTELVADYRRKRDRLCEALRGRYELAVPGGAFYLFPKAPWGTGTEFVSEAIRNNLLVIPGGTFSGRDTHFRISYAATDETLDRGIEILNRLGERPA; translated from the coding sequence ATGATCCCCGAATCCTGGCTGGCGGAGCGCACCCGGCACATCGAGCTGTCGGGCATCCGCAAGGTGTTCGAGCTCGGCAAGTCGCTGAAGAACCCCGTCAACCTCAGCATCGGTCAGCCGCACTTCCCGGTCCCGGAGCCGGTCCGGGAGGCGGCCAAGGCGGCCATCGACGCCGGCCACAACGGCTACACCGTGACGCAGGGTGTGGCCGAGTTGCGCGACCGCCTCGCCGCCGACGCCGCGGCCCGCTTCCCCGGCCAAGACCGCGACGTGCTCGTCACCAGCGGCACGAGCGGCGGGCTACTACTGGCGCTGATGGCAGTCGTGAACCCCGGCGACGAGGTCGTGACGCCCGACCCGTACTTCGTCGCCTACCCCCACATGATCACTCTCGCCGGCGGCCGCATGGTGCCGGTCCCGGGCTACCCCGACTTCGCGCTCGACCCCGACCGCATCGCCGCCGCGATCACGCCCCGGACGAAGGTGATTCTGCTGTCCACGCCGTCGAACCCGACCGGCGTTGTGGCGACACCGGAAGCGCTGAAGGCGGTCGCCGAACTGGCCCGCGAGCGCGGCGTTCTCCTGATCAGCGACGAGATTTACCGGGCATTCCACTACGACGGCCCGGCCCGCAGCCCGGCCGAGTGGGACGAGAACGTTCTGGTCGTGGAGGGCTTCGGCAAGACCTACGCGATGACCGGGTGGCGGCTCGGGTGGGCGCACGGCCCGACGCGGCTCCTGGCCGAGATGGCGAAGTTGCAGCAGTTCACCTACGTATGTGCCCCCAGCATGGCCCAGCACGCCGGGGTCGCGGCGCTCGACTACGACGTGACCGAACTCGTCGCCGACTACCGCCGCAAGCGCGACCGGCTGTGCGAGGCACTGCGCGGCCGCTACGAGCTCGCCGTCCCCGGCGGGGCGTTCTACCTGTTCCCGAAAGCTCCGTGGGGCACGGGAACGGAGTTCGTGTCGGAGGCGATCCGCAACAACTTGTTGGTCATCCCCGGCGGCACGTTCAGCGGCCGCGACACGCACTTCCGCATCTCCTACGCGGCGACCGACGAGACGCTGGACCGGGGGATCGAGATTCTGAATCGGCTGGGCGAACGGCCGGCGTGA